TCGGTCACCTCGAACTCCCGGCCGTCCTCCAACTCCACCTGCACCCGCCCCGCGCACCCAAACCCCTCTCCCTCCAGCACGATCCGCTCCCCGCCGCGGAACCCTTGGGCCAAGCCTATCGGGTCTGTTGCGCGAATCTCGGGGTTGGCCCGGTCCACCTGGAGGAAGGACACCACCCGGCCCTGCTCCACCGTGACGTCCCAATAGGCCGGGACGTACCCGGCCGGCGATCCGCACGGCGCGATCCGCCAAGCCCCTTCGGGCAGGACCACCCGGTACCGGCCCGCCTTGTCGGCCTGAACCTCGCGGTACCCGCCCCCGCCGGCCGGCCGGCCCGGGCGCCAGACCCGCACGGTGACCCCGGCGGCAGGGCTACCGTCCGCCTGCCGAACCGTGCCCGAAACCCACACCCCGCTCTCCTGTGCGCCGCCCGATCCGTTCCCCCCGATCCCGATGGCCCGTAGCCCCGGAACCGCGGCCTGGGCGCTCCAGACCGCTAACACGAACATTCCCGTCAGCACCGAACCGCACCGGCGGATCATGGCTTTCCTCCATCGGGCCGGGGGGACCAGGCCACCGGCCCGGAGGGGTCGGACAGGATCCCCCTCCGGTACAGCGCCCTCACCCGGTACCAGCACGTCCCCGTCGGGGGTGCTTGCCGATCCTCGAAACGGGGCTCTTCCAGCACTCCCGAGATCTTCACGAACCCCCCGTCCCGGGACCATGCCCGGTACACCACGTATCCCCTGAGGTCCGGGGAGTCCACGGCGCGCCACGTGAGCGCGGGCCCCTCCGTTCCCTTCCGAACCGAAAGCCCCTGGGGAGGTCTGGGCTCGACGCGGGCCCAGGCCCGGGCCGAGCGGGGCCGGGAACGGGCGCTCTCGTTCCCCGACCGGTCCACCGCGCTCACGGCGTACCGGTACAGGCGGCCGCCCAGGACCGAGGTGTCGTCGTAGGCCCGCGCCCGCAGGGGCTGCCCGGTGAGCCGGGCGAACTCTTCCGACGGGCTTTCCGCCCGGTACACGTGGAAGCCGGCCACGTCCGGGTCGGCCGGGGGGCTCCACTGAACCCGGATCCGCCCCTCCAGCACAGAGAGCCCGGTGATCACCGGCCGGGCCGGCGGCCGGTGATCCGGGGGTTCGTACCCCACGGGCTTCGAAAGGGCGCCCGCGGCGCCCCCCGGCCCCAGGGCCGCCACCCAGTAGCGGTACGTGTACCCCGCGGCCAATGGCACCCGGTCCACGTACCGCTGCCGGGCCCGGTCCGAAGGGGGAACCCGGGCCACCAGGGCCGGCGGGTTTCCGGCCACGGCCCGGTACACCCGGTACTCCAGCACCGGCCCGGCCACCGACTGCCAGGTCACAGACACCCGGCCGTCGTCGAGCCGCTCCACCCGGAGGTCCTCAGGGGGAGCCGGTTTGGGTTCTGCCCCCCAGACGGTGGCCGCCCACACGGCCGCAACCAGCACGGTCCACCGAACCATGGGTCACTCCATCTGGATGCCGCAGGTGAGATCCTGCCGGCACAGTTCGCCAAAGGGGTCCTCCTCGGCCCAGCCTCCCCACTCGCCCACCTCTGCAACCTCGACGCCCCCAATGGTACCGTCTTCTCGGAACCACAGTTTGGTGGCCGGATCTCCGGGGAGGGGGTACGGAGGCGGCTCCTCCTGGCCGGGGGACGGGGTCAGCACGCCTATGTACACCTCGCGGGGCGCAAAGTAGACCCAGAACGTGTTCTGAACGACCGGCGCGTCTACAAGATACCGGGCCTTGATCCCCGGCCCTCCTGGCCCGTTGTACACCTGGACGCCGGCCAGCATGTCGTTGCGGACGGTGAGATCCCCGAATGTGCCCTCCACGTAAGGCCGGGCGCACATTCCCCCCGACCGGCTCGAGAGGGCTGCGCCCAGGGTGGCACCGATGTTCATCTCGATCCGGACCGGCCACTCCACGGCAATGGGCACCACCTGGGCGTTGACCGCGAGCCCGAAGCCCATGTTGCTCCCCCACCGCCACAGCCGGCCCTCGCCGCCGATGTTGACTCCTCCGGGGAAGGGCAGCAGACCGGCTCCCGGCGGGAAGAAGGGCACTCCCGCCGTGAGCGCGGAGCACAGTTCCCCGTTCAGGTACTCTCCGCTGTCCTCGTTCAGGTTCACCCGGCCCCGGAGCACGAACTTCCCCAACTCGAAGCCGAAGTACTTCGTCAGGCTGGTGAGCAGGAACTCGTTGTCCTGGGGGCCGAGCTTGGCGTCCACGCGGCTTGCGTGCCGGAAGACCTGGGCCCCTGCGTTCACCCACCACTCGCCGGTGTCGCCGAAGTAGCGGCTGAGGGTTTCGGTTTCGGGCACGCCGGAGCCCATGCGGATGGTCAGGTAGGTGTCCGACGGCTCGAACGGGCTGTCCGGCCAGAAGGTGTCCGCCTTGTACAGGATCTGGGCCGCAGTCGCGCCCAGCACGGGAAACTCCAGGTTCCCCACCAGACTCAGGTAGTTGTCCAGGCTTCCGTCCGGGCGCAGCGCGCCGACCCAGCCGCCCGCCACCCCGCTGAACCCGGTACCGCCCAGGGACCGGTCGCCCAGGGGGCTTTGGGTCAGGACCGTCTCCCCGGGGTTCTCGAACTCCGGCACGCTCTCGGCCAGGGCGGCCAGCCGGCCGGTCACCCACCGGGCCACGTCGATCCCGGCCACGATCTGCCGGAAGTAACCTTTCGGGACCGAGATCCAGTCGGTCCGCTCCATCTTTTCCCGATCGAACACGAGCCACCCGCCCTCGGCCTCTTCGAACGGCGCGGTCTGGAGCCAGCCCCATTCCCACTCGGGGTTCGCGGCGTTTTCGATATGGTTGCTGCGGGACTCCTGGAAGTCCTGCCGCTCGCCGGCCGCCACCTCGGCCGCGAACACCGCTCCGATGCGCAGTTCCTCCAGCACCGCCAGGATCACGTTGGTCAACCCGTCCCAGCAGCGGTCCGGAGCGAGCACCAGGAGCCCGCCGGGCCCGGCCGGGGTGCCCGGCGGGCAGGCCCCGGCCAGCAGGTCCAAAAGGCGGGAAAGAAACGGATCGTTCAGCGCCTCCACCTTGCGCACCACGGCGTCGAACACGGCCTTGGCCGTGCGGGGCGCGGTCATGCCCACCTCC
This is a stretch of genomic DNA from Deferrisoma camini S3R1. It encodes these proteins:
- a CDS encoding carboxypeptidase-like regulatory domain-containing protein, with translation MIRRCGSVLTGMFVLAVWSAQAAVPGLRAIGIGGNGSGGAQESGVWVSGTVRQADGSPAAGVTVRVWRPGRPAGGGGYREVQADKAGRYRVVLPEGAWRIAPCGSPAGYVPAYWDVTVEQGRVVSFLQVDRANPEIRATDPIGLAQGFRGGERIVLEGEGFGCAGRVQVELEDGREFEVTEFEEHSDGRIRFRFPEIPGADPVDGAWFSFVVGPARAGPVWVGRIERLPSPGRSREGETMETGTGLRLPATGPSVEPLPPGATGAPPGPLPVPGPGGGKKNPIQ
- a CDS encoding fibronectin type III domain-containing protein; translation: MVRWTVLVAAVWAATVWGAEPKPAPPEDLRVERLDDGRVSVTWQSVAGPVLEYRVYRAVAGNPPALVARVPPSDRARQRYVDRVPLAAGYTYRYWVAALGPGGAAGALSKPVGYEPPDHRPPARPVITGLSVLEGRIRVQWSPPADPDVAGFHVYRAESPSEEFARLTGQPLRARAYDDTSVLGGRLYRYAVSAVDRSGNESARSRPRSARAWARVEPRPPQGLSVRKGTEGPALTWRAVDSPDLRGYVVYRAWSRDGGFVKISGVLEEPRFEDRQAPPTGTCWYRVRALYRRGILSDPSGPVAWSPRPDGGKP